Below is a window of Fimbriimonadaceae bacterium DNA.
TTCACCGAAAGCGTCACACGCAGGTCCGCGCCATCGAGAATCCCAGAAAGAAGCTTGAGAATCTTCTTGGCATCTGCGTCCGTGGCGACAACTTCAGGCCTCTCCTCGGGGGCTTCCTCCGTAGCAGGCTCTGCCGAAGCAGCCGCCTCCTTCGCCGGGGCAGCCTTTCGCCCTCGTGCAGGCTTAGCAGCAGGCTTCTCCTCCACAACCTCTTCAGGTTCGGGAGCAGGCGCTTCCTCCTTCGCTGCGGCCTTCTTGCCTCGGGTTGCCTTGGCCGGTTTGCCGCTCGCCGAAGATTCTGCCTTGATTTTGACGGTTCCCTTCCCAAAGAGGCCCTTGCTCTGTTCGAGCACGGTCACTTTCAGGTCCGAGACTTTCACGCCGAGTTCTTTTGCGGCTTGTTCAGTTGCTGCATCCAGCGTTGCCGCGGTGACTTCAATCGATTCCATAATTTGCTTCCCGAAACTTTACTCTTTGTTGCGTTCTATGTCCAAGTTCGACCGGTTATTTCTTCTTCGACTTGGGCTTGTGCCGAACCGGAACGCCGGTCTTGACCGACTGACCGTTCTTGGGCGTTCCATTAGGGGTTGGGTCTGTTGGAAAGACACCGCCACCAGGAGCGTTGACCTTCACAAGCGGCTCGACCGGCTGACGGTACACCCAAACCATCTGGGCCGTTGCAAAAATGTTCGTGAATACCCAGTACAGCACAAAAGCCGACGGAAGGGGATAAAAGAACATCATGATCGAGAACAAAACAGCCACACCGACGCCGATCATCTTCTGCTGCTTGGCGTTGGACGGGTCCGACACCGGAGTCATCAACGTCGTGGTGACCATCGAAATCATGTAGATGACGATCAGAAGGTAGTCCGTCTCACCAAGGTTCGGAGCGATCCACGTGCTGCCCGCATTGCCCGGATTGATCCAAAGGAACGTACCCTTCTGGAACTCAAAGCGGTAGTGAACCATGCACTGATAGACCATCAAGAAGAAAGGCATCTGGATGAGCATCGGCAGACAGCCCGCCATCGGATTCAGGCCGTACTCTTTGTACATCGCCATGCTCCGCTGGTTGAACTCCTGCATATCCTTGATCTGCCCAGTCTTCTTGTCCGTATACTGCGCCTTCAGCTCCTTCATCAAAGGCTGAAGCTGCGCCATTTGCCGGCCCCAGCGATACTGCTTCTGAGTCAACGGAAACACGAGCGCACGAACAACAAACGCAAGCAAAAGCGCCGCGAACGCATAGCTAAAACCTGCCACCGCGCCCGTAAGATTCACAAGATAGTCGATGAGCTGATAACCGGGGACCAGACCCCAAACGAGGTCTTTCTGAGACCTCTTGGTCAGTTCATTGACAAGTTCGTTGTAAAACGATTCGCCCGTGACGGTCTTTGCCGGAAAGCTTCCGGTGAGCGTCGCAGGAATCTCAAACTGCTGGTCCTTCCAGATCGGCTTGCCCAAATACTGCTTGTGCGTTCCGCGCAAGGTGATATAAGCCGTGTTCAGACGGTTGAAATCGTTGCGCTGAATACCCGCTTTATAAGCCGCATCCGCCGCAAGCAACTGCCCCTCAACCCGCTTTCGAAGGATCGTGTCCTCAAGGATTCGCCGCGCCGCCGGGTCCTTCTCGTTGGCGGCCTTCTTCTCATCCTCAGAGAGGGCGGCATTGAGCTTGGTTAACTC
It encodes the following:
- a CDS encoding KH domain-containing protein — translated: MESIEVTAATLDAATEQAAKELGVKVSDLKVTVLEQSKGLFGKGTVKIKAESSASGKPAKATRGKKAAAKEEAPAPEPEEVVEEKPAAKPARGRKAAPAKEAAASAEPATEEAPEERPEVVATDADAKKILKLLSGILDGADLRVTLSVKGVTGRYVNLEVDGPDTGHLVGKHGEVLNALQYLANIITAQQLQNGVRVTVDGGNYRQRREASLIQLAERIATEVRKRNEEALLDALPAFERRIIHKALSTMEGIVTYSEGEEPNRRVVIAPGE
- a CDS encoding membrane protein insertase YidC, with the protein product MIAGLIFLGFQMFMNREPQDTRTSAKILESIRSENSKINDHSINTELTKLNAALSEDEKKAANEKDPAARRILEDTILRKRVEGQLLAADAAYKAGIQRNDFNRLNTAYITLRGTHKQYLGKPIWKDQQFEIPATLTGSFPAKTVTGESFYNELVNELTKRSQKDLVWGLVPGYQLIDYLVNLTGAVAGFSYAFAALLLAFVVRALVFPLTQKQYRWGRQMAQLQPLMKELKAQYTDKKTGQIKDMQEFNQRSMAMYKEYGLNPMAGCLPMLIQMPFFLMVYQCMVHYRFEFQKGTFLWINPGNAGSTWIAPNLGETDYLLIVIYMISMVTTTLMTPVSDPSNAKQQKMIGVGVAVLFSIMMFFYPLPSAFVLYWVFTNIFATAQMVWVYRQPVEPLVKVNAPGGGVFPTDPTPNGTPKNGQSVKTGVPVRHKPKSKKK